Proteins from a single region of Pseudomonas quebecensis:
- a CDS encoding tyrosinase family protein, translating into MNIRKEIRAMTAAEKLEFTLTLLEMKKSGAYDKYVHWHHEVMVPTVYPNEPQDPNYRNGAHRGPAFLPWHREMLMQFEKDLQAIKPDITLPYWNWTLDAQAPELSPLWDQGFLGGNGDAADEFRVQDGVFAHKYGNWNVPSYPNEGLPGPGLKRQFGTVIGSLPTEDDLRMAMSEALYDEPNYNSGPFTRGFRNRLEGWIVKRGDPNVVTLGSQLHNRVHLWVGGNMLPMTSPDDPVFFLHHCFVDKIWADWQAQKMLDEPDLAPHYCPMEQGPPGHNYEDVLKPWTRRISEVMDITTLGYSYAPSRPLTKSPFKSPFMA; encoded by the coding sequence ATGAACATTCGCAAGGAAATTCGAGCAATGACGGCTGCGGAGAAGCTCGAATTTACATTGACGTTACTGGAGATGAAGAAAAGTGGTGCTTATGACAAATATGTTCATTGGCATCATGAAGTCATGGTCCCCACGGTCTATCCAAATGAACCTCAAGACCCCAACTACCGTAATGGTGCTCATCGTGGCCCGGCATTCTTGCCGTGGCATCGTGAAATGTTGATGCAGTTTGAGAAGGACCTTCAAGCCATCAAGCCAGATATTACGCTGCCTTATTGGAACTGGACCCTGGACGCGCAAGCTCCGGAGCTTTCACCCCTGTGGGACCAGGGCTTCCTGGGTGGCAATGGCGACGCTGCTGATGAGTTTCGGGTGCAGGATGGGGTCTTTGCCCATAAATATGGGAATTGGAACGTGCCTTCTTACCCGAACGAAGGGTTGCCTGGGCCTGGGTTAAAGCGTCAGTTCGGCACAGTGATCGGCTCATTGCCCACCGAAGACGATTTGAGAATGGCTATGAGCGAGGCGCTTTATGACGAGCCGAATTACAATTCGGGGCCGTTCACCCGAGGGTTCAGAAACCGTCTGGAAGGCTGGATCGTGAAACGTGGTGACCCGAATGTCGTTACGCTCGGCTCGCAATTGCATAACCGAGTACATCTTTGGGTAGGGGGCAATATGTTACCCATGACCTCGCCCGACGATCCGGTTTTTTTCCTGCATCACTGCTTCGTCGACAAGATCTGGGCGGACTGGCAGGCGCAGAAAATGCTGGATGAACCGGATCTTGCCCCGCATTACTGCCCCATGGAGCAAGGCCCGCCCGGGCACAACTATGAGGATGTGCTCAAACCATGGACTCGGCGTATCAGCGAAGTGATGGATATTACGACGTTAGGCTACAGCTATGCACCAAGCCGACCATTGACGAAAAGTCCTTTTAAATCGCCTTTCATGGCGTGA